ACATTTAAAGTAGAAGAAGATTTATTGGAACTATTAGATAGATATGCAATAAGGTATGGTTTAAATAGATCAGAAGCTATCAGAAAAGCTATTGAAAGCCTGGTTAAAACAGAAATAGAT
The sequence above is drawn from the Sulfurisphaera tokodaii str. 7 genome and encodes:
- a CDS encoding ribbon-helix-helix protein, CopG family, with product MRVVTFKVEEDLLELLDRYAIRYGLNRSEAIRKAIESLVKTEIDKETVPVAKVEKVRL